One genomic window of Magnolia sinica isolate HGM2019 chromosome 3, MsV1, whole genome shotgun sequence includes the following:
- the LOC131240813 gene encoding cytochrome P450 CYP72A616-like, whose translation MEEFLSILLMISASLLLSCAVRVAYYIWWRPMKLQKHLNQQGIKGNPYKLFYGDMKEMVRLMKEAWSKPMNLTHQIAPRVFPYFYDLVQKEGKLSVIWSGTTPRVIVNDSELMKQVLSNKFGHFQKPPVNPLIDLLTMGVSTLEGEEWANRRRIITPAFHLEKLKAMIPAFSTSCCELIKRWGELVGPRGSCELDVWPELNNLTGDVISRTAFGSNYEEGKRIFQLQKEQVILVLEAAFAPYIPGFRFVPTKKNRRRMYLDKEIKAMLRNLIQKKEQAMKMEESSTNDLLGLLLLQSNNCNGVLEPGTNSNNSGLTIDDVMEECKLFYLAGQETTSVWLTWTMIILAMNPSWQERAREEVMQICGKNTPDFNNTNHFKIVTMILYEVLRLYPPVTALFRHTYKKMDLGGISLPQGVNLLLPTLLIHHDPQLWGDDHDEFKPERFSGGVSKASNDQNAFFPFGWGPRICIGQQFAMIEAKMALAMILQNFSFDLSPSYTHAPYTVITLQPQHGAQVILHRI comes from the exons atgGAAGAATTCCTCTCCATTTTGCTGATGATATCAGCTTCTCTGCTTCTCTCATGTGCTGTGAGAGTAGCTTACTACATCTGGTGGAGACCCATGAAACTCCAGAAACATCTCAACCAGCAAGGAATCAAAGGCAACCCTTACAAGCTTTTCTACGGTGACATGAAAGAGATGGTAAGGTTGATGAAGGAGGCATGGTCTAAACCCATGAATCTAACTCACCAGATAGCGCCACGTGTCTTCCCTTATTTCTATGACTTGGTGCAAAAAGAGG GCAAGCTATCTGTTATTTGGAGCGGTACAACCCCTCGAGTGATCGTCAATGATTCAGAGCTCATGAAGCAAGTCCTATCAAACAAGTTCGGTCATTTCCAGAAGCCACCGGTCAACCCTCTTATAGATCTGTTGACCATGGGAGTTTCAACCTTGGAAGGAGAGGAATGGGCTAATCGTAGGAGGATAATCACTCCTGCTTTTCACCTTGAAAAATTGAAG GCGATGATACCAGCATTTTCTACCAGTTGTTGCGAGTTGATCAAGCGATGGGGGGAGTTGGTTGGTCCCCGAGGATCTTGTGAACTTGATGTCTGGCCTGAACTCAATAATCTAACTGGAGATGTCATCTCTCGCACGGCCTTCGGCAGCAATtatgaagaaggaaagagaatcTTCCAACTTCAGAAAGAGCAGGTCATACTGGTGCTTGAAGCTGCTTTTGCTCCATACATCCCAGGTTTCAG ATTTGTTCCCACGAAAAAGAACAGGCGGAGAATGtatttggacaaggagatcaaggCTATGTTAagaaatctgatccaaaagaaagAGCAGGCTATGAAAATGGAAGAATCAAGCACCAATGACTTGCTAGGCTTGTTGCTATTGCAATCTAATAACTGTAATGGTGTCCTAGAACCAGGGACAAACTCAAATAACAGCGGCCTGACGATTGATGACGTGATGGAGGAATGCAAATTGTTCTACTTGGCTGGCCAGGAGACTACCTCAGTCTGGCTAACATGGACAATGATCATATTAGCGATGAATCCAAGCTGGCAAGAGCGAGCAAGGGAAGAGGTTATGCAAATATGTGGGAAAAATACACCTGATTTCAATAACACAAACCACTTTAAGATT GTGACCATGATCTTGTACGAAGTTCTAAGGTTATACCCACCTGTGACTGCCCTATTTCGACATACTTATAAGAAGATGGATTTAGGAGGTATCTCTCTCCCACAAGGCGTCAACCTCTTGCTACCAACACTCCTCATCCATCATGACCCTCAACTTTGGGGTGACGACCACGATGAATTCAAACCGGAGAGATTTTCAGGAGGAGTTTCAAAAGCCTCAAATGATCAAAACGCCTTCTTCCCATTCGGATGGGGCCCAAGGATCTGCATTGGCCAGCAATTTGCAATGATAGAAGCAAAGATGGCACTTGCTATGATTCTTCAGAACTTCTCTTTTGACCTCTCGCCTTCCTATACCCATGCTCCTTACACTGTCATAACTCTCCAACCACAACATGGAGCCCAAGTCATCCTACACCGAATTTGA